Proteins encoded within one genomic window of Camarhynchus parvulus chromosome 14, STF_HiC, whole genome shotgun sequence:
- the RASD1 gene encoding dexamethasone-induced Ras-related protein 1 isoform X2 yields the protein MKLAAMIKKMCPSEAELSIPAKNCYRMVILGSSKVGKTAIVSRFLTGRFEEQYTPTIEDFHRKFYSIRGEVYQLDILDTSGNHPFPAMRRLSILTANPGDQVVPEEQNQGEHRGAPGHLRQQGRPGLLPGGAAPGD from the exons ATGAAACTGGCAGCGATGATCAAGAAGATGTGTCCCAGCGAGGCCGAGCTGAGCATCCCCGCCAAGAACTGCTACCGCATGGTCATCCTGGGCTCCTCCAAGGTGGGCAAGACGGCCATCGTCTCGCGCTTCCTCACCGGCCGCTTCGAGGAGCAGTACACGCCCACCATCGAGGACTTCCACCGCAAGTTCTACAGCATCCGTGGTGAGGTGTACCAGCTCGACATCCTGGACACGTCGGGCAACCACCCCTTCCCAGCCATGCGCCGCCTCTCCATCCTCACAG CAAATCCTGGAGACCAAGTCGTGCCTGAAGAACAAAACCAAGGAGAACATCGAGGTGCCCCTGGTCATCTGCGGCAACAAGGGCGACCGGGACTTTTACCGGGAGGTGCAGCCCCGGGAGATTGA
- the RASD1 gene encoding dexamethasone-induced Ras-related protein 1 isoform X1, with protein sequence MKLAAMIKKMCPSEAELSIPAKNCYRMVILGSSKVGKTAIVSRFLTGRFEEQYTPTIEDFHRKFYSIRGEVYQLDILDTSGNHPFPAMRRLSILTGDVFILVFSLDNRDSFEEVQRLKQQILETKSCLKNKTKENIEVPLVICGNKGDRDFYREVQPREIEQLVGGDPKKCAYFEISAKRNSSLDQMFQALFAMAKLPSEMSPDLHRKVSVQYCDILHKKALKGKKLLKEGGRGGTEEAYGIVAPFARRPSVHSDLMYIREKAIGGGHGKEKDRCVIS encoded by the exons ATGAAACTGGCAGCGATGATCAAGAAGATGTGTCCCAGCGAGGCCGAGCTGAGCATCCCCGCCAAGAACTGCTACCGCATGGTCATCCTGGGCTCCTCCAAGGTGGGCAAGACGGCCATCGTCTCGCGCTTCCTCACCGGCCGCTTCGAGGAGCAGTACACGCCCACCATCGAGGACTTCCACCGCAAGTTCTACAGCATCCGTGGTGAGGTGTACCAGCTCGACATCCTGGACACGTCGGGCAACCACCCCTTCCCAGCCATGCGCCGCCTCTCCATCCTCACAG GAGACGTTTTCATCCTCGTGTTCAGCCTGGACAACCGAGACTCCTTTGAGGAGGTGCAGCGCCTGAAGCAGCAAATCCTGGAGACCAAGTCGTGCCTGAAGAACAAAACCAAGGAGAACATCGAGGTGCCCCTGGTCATCTGCGGCAACAAGGGCGACCGGGACTTTTACCGGGAGGTGCAGCCCCGGGAGATTGAGCAGCTGGtgggaggggaccccaaaaaatgtGCCTACTTCGAGATCTCAGCCAAGAGGAACAGCAGCCTGGACCAGATGTTCCAGGCGCTCTTCGCCATGGCCAAGCTGCCCAGCGAGATGAGCCCCGACCTGCACCGCAAGGTCTCGGTCCAGTACTGCGACATCCTGCACAAGAAGGCGCTGAAAGGcaaaaagctgctgaaggaggGCGGCCGGGGCGGCACGGAGGAGGCGTACGGCATCGTGGCCCCCTTCGCCCGGCGGCCCAGCGTGCACAGCGACCTCATGTACATCCGGGAGAAAGCCATCGGCGGCGGGCACGGCAAGGAGAAGGATCGCTGCGTGATCAGCTAG